The following are from one region of the Coccinella septempunctata chromosome 7, icCocSept1.1, whole genome shotgun sequence genome:
- the LOC123317178 gene encoding uncharacterized protein LOC123317178, giving the protein MGFYAEVQQTYGRETANNLKSWSSYNLKLASYRNRRVFLLECKRLGLMPKHLSSNMNYLFGSAADAVSSRQVQTMRDRSLRLALQFEIKVTVARIGRMENEMSRLWQILEDFLPSEVLSRYGLCQSRRYRKRFAVIRERNLRKVRALSEEQLKRVKPQQRWVKNISSTILPDRVLNFLALGPKFSIDVPKGEISMSRLLADIENIINLNGTLSDEGKNIKRFQASNIVTNYMKKNKRTSNNIYQREFYYCRNYLKEHPEILVTQSDKGNITVIMDRAQYIELSNTILHDERYYKTLARDPTTTIQNKCNALIRELVNEGHLTQSQGKRLYFYNAVPAKFYGLPKVHKPTLSLRPIISSINTPTSKLSTYISDILTRYLSTTRGRYYVRDTFSFAESVSDLQLPNDYVLISLDVVSLFSNIPVQLAVSAIEKRWDEIKLHTSIPKDRFIAIVRFLFSSCYFVFGGDFYMQILGSPMGSDLSQPIAEIIMDFLLDCILAGIPFEIPLIKRFVDDLLCAVPKDQVAYTLERFNEQHQSIQFTLEEETNGGVPFLDTMVMRTPENRIILDWYRKPTSSGRYLNYFSNHSHRQKLMVENGYPKGLLARLIFNTALTPRPQSMGDNPHTVDNPASLTFATIPLINNMSYDLINLLKTSTLRIVPKNEFKIEKLFSRKKDRLDVGNTMGVVYSIPCSECMEVYIGQTSQQLKRRIAQHRSDIKNPNKACALADHTRNKNHLMDYQSAKVLESETNGDKRRFMEMYHIKRQENSMNYRRDVNNISNVYSYLIHLDQLSESELRGTQNMMDSIAVSEIT; this is encoded by the exons ATGGGGTTCTATGCAGAAGTACAGCAAACCTATGGTAGAGAGACAGCTAATAACTTGAAATCCTGGTCATCATACAATTTGAAGCTTGCCTCGTACAGGAATCGAAGAGTGTTTCTGTTAGAATGCAAAAGACTTGGATTGATGCCCAAGCATCTATCCAGCAATATGAATTATTTGTTTGGTTCAGCGGCTGATGCAGTGTCGTCGAGACAGGTGCAGACTATGAGGGACAGATCCCTGCGCCTGGCTCTTCAGTTCGAGATTAAAGTGACGGTCGCCAGGATTGGAAGAATGGAGAATGAGATGTCCAGATTGTGGCAGATTCTGGAGGATTTTCTCCCATCTGAAGTACTCAGCCGATATGGTTTGTGCCAGTCCAGAAGATATCGTAAACGGTTTGCTGTCATCAGGGAGAGAAATCTGAGGAAGGTGAGAGCTCTGTCAGAGGAACAATTGAAGAGGGTGAAACCACAACAAAGGTGGGTAAAAAACATAAGCTCCACTATCCTACCCGATAGAGTCCTAAACTTCTTAGCGCTGGGACCTAAATTTTCTATAGATGTCCCAAAAGGTGAAATCTCGATGTCCAGGCTACTGGCAGATATTGAGAACATCATCAACCTCAACGGTACGTTGTCAGATGAAGGAAAGAATATTAAACGCTTCCAAGCGAGCAACATCGTCACGAACTATATGAAGAAGAATAAAAGAACTTCAAATAACATATATCAAAGAGAATTTTATTATTGCAGGAATTATCTGAAAGAGCATCCAGAAATTCTTGTGACTCAGTCAGACAAGGGAAACATAACAGTAATAATGGATAGAGCCCAATACATTGAACTGTCAAACACAATCTTGCATGACGAACGCTATTACAAAACATTGGCAAGAGATCCCACTACAACCATACAAAATAAATGTAACGCTTTGATCAGAGAATTGGTGAATGAGGGTCATTTAACACAATCACAGGGCAAACGCCTATATTTTTATAATGCAGTTCCTGCCAAATTCTACGGTTTACCTAAAGTCCATAAACCGACGCTTTCTTTAAGACCGATTATATCATCGATCAATACCCCTACCTCTAAGCTTTCAACATATATATCTGACATCTTGACAAGATACCTGTCAACCACAAGAGGCAGGTATTACGTCCGTGATACATTTTCTTTTGCTGAGTCTGTCAGCGACCTACAATTACCTAATGACTACGTTCTCATTAGCTTGGACGTCGTATCCTTATTCAGCAACATCCCAGTACAACTGGCAGTTTCTGCAATTGAGAAGAGGTGGGACGAAATAAAACTCCATACCTCTATACCTAAGGACCGATTCATTGCAATTGTCAGATTCCTTTTCTCCTCCTGCTACTTCGTTTTTGGTGGCGATTTTTACATGCAAATACTTGGCTCTCCTATGGGGTCTGATCTCAGTCAACCCATTGCTGAGATAATCATGGATTTTCTCTTGGATTGCATTCTCGCAGGCATCCCCTTTGAAATCCCCCTAATAAAAAGATTTGTAGATGACCTCTTATGCGCAGTACCTAAGGATCAAGTAGCCTACACCCTTGAAAGGTTTAATGAACAGCACCAGTCCATCCAATTTACACTTGAAGAAGAAACTAATGGAGGTGTTCCATTCTTGGACACAATGGTTATGAGAACCCCAGAAAATAGAATAATTTTGGATTGGTACAGAAAACCAACTTCATCGGGAAGATACCTCAACTATTTCTCAAACCATTCCCACAGACAAAAA TTAATGGTAGAGAACGGTTACCCCAAGGGCTTGTTAGCAAGGTTGATCTTCAACACTGCTCTCACTCCAAGACCACAGAGCATGGGTGACAACCCACACACTGTTGACAACCCAGCATCGCTCACTTTCGCCACCATCCCATTGATCAACAACATGAGCTACGATTTGATCAACCTCTTGAAGACCAGCACCCTAAGGATAGTACCAAAAAACGAATTCAAGATCGAAAAATTGTTTAGCCGTAAGAAGGACAGATTGGACGTTGGAAACACGATGGGCGTAGTATATAGTATACCCTGTTCCGAGTGCATGGAAGTATACATAGGACAAACATCCCAACAGCTAAAAAGAAGGATCGCCCAGCATAGGAGCGATATAAAAAATCCTAATAAAGCGTGCGCCCTAGCTGACCACACTAGAAATAAAAACCACCTCATGGATTACCAATCTGCGAAGGTCCTGGAGAGTGAGACGAATGGGGATAAGAGAAGGTTCATGGAGATGTACCATATTAAACGCCAGGAAAATTCTATGAATTACAGGAGGGACGTGAATAATATTAGCAATGTTTATTCATATTTAATTCATTTAGATCAACTCAGTGAGAGTGAGTTGAGAGGGACACAGAACATGATGGACTCTATTGCGGTGAGTGAGATCACGTGA